A genomic region of Rhipicephalus sanguineus isolate Rsan-2018 chromosome 1, BIME_Rsan_1.4, whole genome shotgun sequence contains the following coding sequences:
- the LOC119378894 gene encoding uncharacterized protein LOC119378894: protein MAAEKRPSCQGDVTLEDVLSSLLALADSSPSQSRLGTPSKPPASPVSPDIRHVSFALSPSKGSVGLLPDAGHPYGRRCSEGMARPATPISILKHENNRWMGSATATAEAAPLAHQTAWASAGDVKITVPLSSGSSSLDRSPDPAAKEAKLTRLSDFALHMLKSPFR from the exons CGGCGGAAAAGCGTCCCAGTTGCCAGGGAGACGTCACCCTGGAGGACGTACTGTCGTCGCTGCTGGCGCTGGCCGACTCATCGCCGTCCCAATCGCGCCTCGGCACGCCATCGAAGCCCCCTGCCAGCCCCGTGTCGCCAGACATACGTCACGTCT CGTTCGCGCTGTCCCCTTCCAAGGGCAGCGTCGGCCTGCTGCCTGACGCAGGCCACCCGTACGGTCGGCGCTGTAGCGAGGGCATGGCGCGTCCCGCCACGCCCATCTCCATCCTGAAGCATGAGAACAACCGCTGGATGGGCTCTGCCACGGCCACCGCTGAGGCCGCACCGCTGGCCCACCAGACGGCCTGGGCATCGGCCGGGGACGTCAAGATCACCGTGCCGCTATCCAGCGGCTCGTCGTCGCTCGACCGCTCTCCAGACCCGGCAGCGAAAGAAG CGAAACTGACCAGACTCAGTGACTTCGCTTTGCACATGCTCAAGTCTCCGTTCCGATGA